In Aureibacillus halotolerans, the following proteins share a genomic window:
- a CDS encoding YgzB family protein, with amino-acid sequence MQLLFKNKINKIRTFALSLVFIGIAVMYIGLLFKGSQIAMAAFMLLGVIFVLMSTGVYFWVGMLSTKAIQVTCPECGKWTKMLGRVDACMHCSQPLTMDKALEGKDFDVSYNRRSHASNEESEIDHKK; translated from the coding sequence TTGCAACTTCTATTCAAAAATAAAATAAATAAGATAAGGACTTTCGCTCTTTCCCTGGTGTTTATCGGCATTGCTGTCATGTACATCGGGTTGCTCTTTAAAGGATCGCAAATCGCGATGGCAGCATTTATGCTTCTAGGCGTTATTTTTGTTTTGATGAGCACCGGTGTTTATTTCTGGGTGGGCATGCTATCGACAAAAGCCATCCAAGTGACTTGTCCAGAGTGTGGAAAGTGGACGAAAATGTTAGGCCGCGTCGATGCTTGCATGCATTGCAGTCAGCCTTTAACAATGGACAAGGCGCTTGAAGGAAAGGACTTTGACGTTTCCTATAACCGTAGAAGTCATGCCTCTAATGAAGAAAGTGAAATCGACCATAAAAAATAG
- the perR gene encoding peroxide-responsive transcriptional repressor PerR yields the protein MTVATDHLQEALGSLKKAGVRITPQRHAILEFLSTSQAHPTADDIYKALEGKFPNMSVATVYNNLRVFKEAGLVKELTYGDSSSRFDYVTSHHYHIICESCGKIVDFHYPGLDEVEALAAHVTGFDISHHRMEIYGTCPECKHQPGNIKQ from the coding sequence ATGACGGTGGCGACTGACCATCTTCAGGAAGCGCTAGGCTCATTAAAAAAAGCTGGGGTGAGAATCACGCCTCAACGTCATGCGATACTGGAGTTCCTTTCCACTTCGCAGGCGCATCCAACTGCCGATGATATTTACAAGGCGTTGGAGGGGAAGTTCCCTAATATGAGCGTTGCGACAGTGTATAATAATTTGCGTGTGTTTAAAGAAGCAGGATTAGTGAAGGAACTGACTTACGGAGATTCATCGAGCAGATTTGATTACGTGACATCGCATCACTATCATATTATTTGTGAATCTTGCGGTAAAATCGTTGATTTTCATTATCCAGGGCTTGATGAAGTGGAAGCATTAGCGGCGCACGTTACCGGATTTGACATTAGTCATCATCGAATGGAGATCTATGGAACTTGCCCAGAGTGCAAGCATCAGCCAGGAAATATAAAACAGTAA
- a CDS encoding cob(I)yrinic acid a,c-diamide adenosyltransferase, which produces MKIYTKSGDHGSTSLGYGERVPKNHARVQAYGTLDEANAHLGLAVASLTDCAWIGKASFKDQLTRVQTLLFHAGNELSTPVGKDVQWPILEGHITYLEELIDRWQGTLPELTTFILPGGSIVASSLHLARTVVRRAEREAVAIADVVNPNTLVFLNRLSDFLFVAARYANAKEGLPDQHLEVDEEDKD; this is translated from the coding sequence ATGAAAATTTATACGAAGAGCGGTGACCATGGTTCGACGTCGCTAGGATATGGAGAAAGGGTGCCAAAAAACCATGCCCGTGTTCAGGCTTACGGGACACTTGATGAGGCAAACGCTCATCTAGGACTGGCGGTGGCCTCTTTAACAGATTGTGCATGGATCGGAAAGGCTTCTTTTAAAGATCAATTGACACGCGTACAAACCCTCCTCTTCCATGCAGGAAATGAGCTTTCTACGCCAGTGGGCAAGGATGTTCAATGGCCAATTCTTGAAGGTCATATTACGTATTTAGAGGAATTAATTGATCGCTGGCAGGGGACTCTTCCTGAGTTAACTACCTTCATTCTTCCTGGAGGCTCTATAGTGGCATCATCCCTTCACCTTGCAAGAACTGTTGTGCGAAGAGCAGAACGTGAAGCGGTGGCCATTGCGGACGTTGTCAATCCCAATACCCTCGTATTTTTAAATCGCTTGTCCGACTTTTTGTTTGTGGCTGCACGGTATGCAAATGCCAAAGAAGGATTGCCAGACCAACATTTAGAAGTGGATGAGGAAGACAAAGATTGA
- the bcp gene encoding thioredoxin-dependent thiol peroxidase, whose translation MSIAEGQSAPDFTLPSQKGEKIQLSSFTGKYVVLYFYPKDMTPGCTTQACDFRDHFQSFADANAVIIGISPDPVKRHQTFVEKYDLPFCLLADEDHQVAEDYGVWQLKKNFGNEYMGIVRSTFVIDPEGTILKEWRNVRVKGHVEKALQFVQNQGKSK comes from the coding sequence ATGAGTATTGCAGAAGGACAAAGCGCACCGGATTTCACCCTGCCTTCCCAAAAAGGTGAAAAGATCCAGTTATCCAGCTTTACTGGCAAATATGTCGTGCTCTATTTTTACCCAAAGGACATGACCCCAGGCTGCACCACGCAGGCTTGTGACTTTCGTGATCATTTTCAATCTTTTGCAGATGCAAATGCTGTTATTATTGGAATTAGCCCTGATCCAGTCAAACGACATCAGACGTTTGTTGAAAAGTACGACCTGCCCTTTTGCCTTTTGGCTGACGAGGATCACCAAGTAGCAGAAGACTATGGGGTCTGGCAACTTAAAAAGAATTTTGGAAATGAATACATGGGTATTGTCCGCTCAACCTTTGTCATCGATCCAGAAGGCACGATTTTGAAGGAATGGCGTAATGTAAGAGTGAAGGGTCATGTCGAAAAAGCTTTGCAGTTTGTACAAAATCAAGGCAAATCAAAATAA
- a CDS encoding glutamate-1-semialdehyde 2,1-aminomutase, with amino-acid sequence MNFSSSEQHYSEALRHIVGGVNSPSRSFKAVGGGSPVYMKRGHGAYFWDEDDNQYIDYLGAYGPIITGHAHPAITKAITTASENGTLFGTPTVMENTFAKALKDAIPSMERVRFVNSGTEAVMTTIRVSRAYTGRTKMLKFSGCYHGHSDLVLVAAGSGPATLGSPDSAGVPHSIAKEMITVPFNDTNAFKEAMEKWGDDIAGVLVEPIVGNFGVVTPDEGFLEMVNEVTHQYGGLVIYDEVITAFRFMYGGAQNLLGVTPDLTALGKIIGGGLPIGAYGGRKDIMEQVAPLGPAYQAGTMAGNPASMASGIACLRLLKEEHPYERLDQLGARLEVGLQKSIDETGIHAIVHRLGGMLTVYFGVTRVTHYEEAEAADSEMFARFFKGMLHEGINLAPSKYEAWFITMGHTEADIDQTIRAADKVLKTL; translated from the coding sequence ATGAATTTTTCCTCATCAGAACAACACTATTCAGAAGCATTGCGTCATATCGTCGGCGGTGTAAATAGCCCTTCTCGTTCCTTCAAAGCAGTTGGCGGAGGTTCGCCTGTCTATATGAAGCGAGGGCATGGAGCATATTTTTGGGACGAAGATGATAATCAATACATCGATTACCTTGGGGCTTATGGGCCAATAATTACAGGGCATGCTCACCCTGCGATTACAAAAGCGATCACAACTGCTTCAGAAAACGGCACTTTGTTCGGTACGCCGACAGTTATGGAAAACACATTCGCCAAAGCGTTGAAGGATGCGATTCCTTCTATGGAAAGGGTACGTTTTGTCAATTCAGGCACAGAAGCAGTTATGACGACGATTCGTGTTTCTCGGGCGTATACTGGGCGAACGAAAATGTTGAAATTCTCTGGGTGCTACCACGGTCATTCGGATCTCGTGCTTGTTGCTGCGGGGTCTGGTCCAGCGACGCTTGGTTCACCTGACTCTGCTGGCGTTCCCCATTCCATTGCGAAGGAAATGATTACTGTCCCTTTCAATGATACGAACGCATTTAAGGAAGCGATGGAGAAATGGGGCGATGATATTGCAGGTGTGCTTGTCGAACCAATTGTCGGAAACTTTGGGGTTGTCACACCTGACGAAGGCTTTTTGGAGATGGTGAATGAGGTGACTCATCAGTATGGAGGTCTCGTCATTTATGACGAGGTGATTACCGCCTTTCGCTTTATGTATGGCGGCGCGCAAAACCTGCTCGGTGTTACGCCTGACTTAACGGCGCTTGGAAAAATTATTGGCGGTGGACTCCCTATTGGTGCCTATGGAGGGCGAAAGGACATTATGGAGCAAGTCGCACCACTCGGACCAGCTTACCAAGCAGGAACGATGGCAGGAAACCCTGCATCAATGGCCTCTGGTATAGCTTGTCTGCGTCTATTGAAAGAAGAACATCCTTATGAGCGACTTGACCAACTCGGTGCACGTTTAGAGGTTGGACTTCAAAAAAGCATTGATGAAACAGGCATTCATGCGATTGTACACCGTTTAGGCGGCATGTTGACCGTGTATTTTGGTGTGACACGGGTGACGCACTACGAAGAAGCAGAGGCAGCGGACAGTGAGATGTTTGCTCGTTTTTTCAAAGGTATGCTGCATGAAGGGATTAACCTTGCCCCTTCCAAGTACGAAGCGTGGTTTATCACAATGGGCCATACTGAAGCGGATATTGACCAAACCATTCGAGCAGCAGATAAAGTGCTTAAGACTTTGTAA
- a CDS encoding FUSC family protein yields MKFGARILKTGLAIVLSLYIAQWLGFDAPVFAGIAAAFAIQPSVYKSYQTVLDQAQANIIGAFFAIIFSTIFGTEPIVVGMVVIVVIAVHLQLKIGQTVSIALVTAIAIMEAPADGFLIYAFERFSSVMLGVVAAFLVNLAFLPPKHEHRLYQSISETSEDIIKWIRLSNYHMTEQHALKEDIEKLKEKLVKLEQVYLLYKEERVYSKKKKFAKARKLVVFRQMLATANRAHFCLAQISRAENDFHHLPDHVREPLTSELDDLTRFHEQLLENLTGRTKAIQYETHCSPVKTRFMELYTLAKDESEPENEEKWMHLFSLVSNLLEYHYALDHLAKILTSFKSHHTEENELEKK; encoded by the coding sequence ATGAAATTTGGTGCACGTATTTTAAAAACCGGGCTGGCGATTGTACTTTCATTATACATCGCACAGTGGCTAGGGTTTGACGCTCCCGTATTTGCAGGGATAGCTGCCGCCTTTGCCATACAGCCTTCTGTATATAAGTCGTACCAAACGGTATTAGACCAGGCGCAGGCAAACATTATTGGTGCTTTTTTTGCCATTATCTTTTCGACGATTTTTGGCACTGAACCCATTGTCGTTGGCATGGTCGTCATCGTCGTTATCGCTGTGCATCTGCAATTGAAAATTGGGCAAACCGTCTCTATCGCACTTGTCACAGCGATTGCAATCATGGAGGCTCCTGCTGATGGCTTTCTAATTTATGCATTTGAACGATTTAGCTCTGTGATGCTTGGTGTCGTGGCAGCATTTCTTGTTAACTTGGCGTTTTTACCTCCAAAACATGAACATCGGCTGTATCAATCCATTTCTGAGACTTCAGAGGACATTATTAAATGGATACGGCTTAGCAATTATCATATGACAGAGCAGCACGCGTTAAAGGAAGATATCGAAAAGCTTAAAGAAAAACTTGTTAAGCTTGAGCAAGTGTATCTTCTATACAAAGAAGAACGCGTCTATTCAAAAAAGAAGAAGTTTGCTAAAGCAAGAAAGCTTGTCGTCTTTCGCCAAATGCTCGCAACAGCAAACCGGGCTCACTTTTGTTTGGCACAAATTAGTCGAGCTGAAAATGATTTTCATCACTTACCAGACCATGTTAGGGAGCCGTTAACGTCCGAATTGGATGACTTGACTCGGTTTCATGAACAATTGCTTGAAAATCTAACGGGCCGTACGAAAGCAATTCAATACGAAACGCATTGCAGCCCCGTAAAGACTCGGTTTATGGAGCTTTATACATTGGCAAAGGATGAATCCGAGCCGGAAAACGAAGAAAAATGGATGCATTTGTTTTCGCTCGTGTCCAATTTGCTTGAATATCATTATGCGCTCGATCACTTGGCAAAAATCCTGACAAGCTTTAAAAGTCATCATACCGAAGAAAATGAACTCGAAAAAAAATAA
- a CDS encoding ABC transporter ATP-binding protein, translated as MGPIKQYLTFVKPYRWMIVWTILIGIIKFSIPLATPLMLKFAIDDIINAESIDTAEKLTRLAYLLGAGAFLFVILRPPVEYYRQYFAQYVGNKVLFDIRSTLFVHIQKLSLKFYSNQRVGEIISRVIHDVEQTKSFVMVGLMNVWLDTATIIIAFAIMFWMDPLLALLSIVMFPFYGFAIKFFYGRLRSLTRDRSQALAEVQGHLHERVQGISVIRGFALEDHEEKQFAKRNDNFLARALDHTRWNAKTFAVINTVTDIAPLLVLGFATYRVIEGQLTVGELAAFVAFMERLYSPLRRLVNSSTTLTQSIASMDRVFEFANERYDVTDKAGAKQVEELSGRVTFDNVSFQYNDDESEVLKGLSLDVNPGETIALVGMSGGGKSTLISLIPRFYDVTEGRLLVDGIDVRDVQARSLRDQIGIVQQDNILFSDSVKENIKMGNPDATDEEVIQAAISANAHEFITELSDGYDTKVGERGVKLSGGQKQRVAIARVFLKNPPMLILDEATSALDLESEHLIQDALEKLAKHRTTFIVAHRLSTITHADRIVLVANGEIREQGTHSQLMTKRGEYFKLFSVQQLEPV; from the coding sequence GTGGGTCCTATTAAGCAATATTTAACGTTTGTAAAACCGTATCGCTGGATGATTGTCTGGACGATACTCATTGGAATTATTAAATTTTCTATTCCTCTAGCGACACCGTTGATGTTAAAGTTTGCGATTGATGACATTATAAACGCAGAATCAATAGATACAGCGGAAAAGTTGACGAGGCTTGCCTACTTGTTGGGGGCTGGCGCTTTTTTATTTGTTATTCTTCGTCCACCGGTTGAATACTATCGCCAATATTTTGCGCAGTATGTTGGCAACAAGGTGCTGTTCGATATTCGCTCTACGCTATTTGTCCATATTCAGAAGCTGAGCTTGAAATTTTATTCAAACCAACGAGTTGGGGAAATTATTTCTCGCGTGATTCATGATGTTGAACAAACAAAAAGCTTCGTCATGGTAGGGTTGATGAACGTTTGGCTTGATACAGCTACCATTATTATCGCTTTTGCCATTATGTTTTGGATGGATCCTTTGCTTGCGTTGCTTTCTATTGTAATGTTTCCATTCTACGGTTTTGCGATTAAGTTTTTCTATGGTCGCCTTCGTTCACTTACGCGCGACCGTTCTCAAGCTCTCGCTGAGGTGCAAGGGCATTTGCACGAACGTGTTCAAGGCATTTCTGTTATTCGTGGCTTTGCACTTGAAGACCATGAAGAAAAACAGTTTGCTAAGCGAAACGACAATTTCCTTGCACGAGCATTGGATCATACCCGCTGGAATGCCAAAACCTTTGCTGTTATTAATACGGTGACGGATATCGCCCCCTTGTTAGTGCTTGGGTTTGCCACATATCGCGTCATTGAGGGGCAACTGACTGTCGGGGAGCTTGCCGCCTTTGTTGCGTTTATGGAGCGGTTGTACAGTCCGCTGCGAAGATTGGTCAATTCATCGACGACGTTGACCCAATCGATTGCATCGATGGATCGGGTTTTCGAGTTTGCTAATGAACGCTATGATGTAACGGATAAAGCAGGAGCAAAACAGGTGGAGGAATTGTCAGGACGGGTGACGTTTGACAATGTTTCCTTTCAATACAATGACGATGAGTCTGAAGTTCTCAAAGGATTGAGTCTGGACGTTAACCCCGGTGAGACTATTGCTCTCGTTGGGATGAGCGGAGGCGGTAAGTCAACGCTTATTAGTCTGATACCAAGGTTTTACGACGTCACTGAAGGTCGACTTCTTGTGGATGGAATAGACGTTAGAGACGTACAGGCACGATCGCTCCGTGACCAGATTGGAATTGTTCAACAGGACAATATTTTGTTCAGTGACTCCGTGAAGGAAAATATAAAAATGGGCAATCCTGATGCAACCGATGAAGAAGTGATCCAGGCTGCAATATCAGCGAATGCTCATGAGTTTATTACAGAGCTGTCTGACGGGTATGACACGAAGGTTGGCGAGCGAGGAGTTAAGCTCTCAGGCGGCCAAAAACAACGTGTTGCTATTGCACGAGTCTTCTTGAAAAACCCGCCAATGCTCATTTTAGATGAAGCCACCTCTGCACTGGATTTGGAAAGTGAACATCTCATTCAGGATGCCTTAGAGAAGCTCGCGAAGCATCGCACGACGTTTATCGTAGCGCATCGTCTTTCAACGATTACCCATGCGGATCGGATTGTTCTCGTGGCGAATGGTGAAATTAGAGAGCAGGGCACACATAGTCAGCTCATGACGAAACGCGGCGAATACTTTAAGCTCTTTTCTGTGCAGCAGCTTGAGCCTGTATAA
- a CDS encoding DUF402 domain-containing protein has translation MTHQMVGDTVRIKSLKHCGSFHRSWAKTEVVHHTAEEFIGVNEKTLVTEADGTQWITQQAAVCFFWPDRWYNVIALEGENDWAFYCNIASPYVQKDGNQFVYIDYDIDYFVDQNGFGHLLDMDEFRLNSSEKGYPAYVMNAVENALLEIQRRHHEKEGVFAPGVVSAWLGLYRQFHS, from the coding sequence ATGACTCATCAAATGGTTGGAGATACCGTGAGAATTAAGAGCCTGAAACATTGCGGCTCGTTTCATAGGAGCTGGGCAAAAACAGAGGTGGTTCATCATACTGCTGAAGAATTTATTGGCGTCAATGAAAAAACACTTGTCACAGAAGCAGATGGGACGCAATGGATTACACAACAAGCCGCTGTTTGCTTTTTTTGGCCAGACCGGTGGTATAATGTGATTGCCCTAGAAGGTGAAAACGATTGGGCGTTTTATTGCAATATTGCTTCGCCGTACGTGCAGAAGGATGGCAATCAATTCGTTTATATTGATTACGATATTGACTATTTCGTTGATCAAAATGGGTTTGGCCATTTGCTCGACATGGACGAGTTTAGATTGAATTCTAGTGAGAAGGGGTATCCGGCATATGTGATGAATGCCGTTGAAAATGCGTTGCTTGAGATTCAAAGACGCCATCACGAGAAAGAGGGCGTTTTTGCACCAGGAGTCGTATCAGCTTGGTTGGGGTTGTACCGACAGTTTCATAGCTAA
- a CDS encoding gamma-type small acid-soluble spore protein, producing MAKQNKTTSGTDAQHVKAQNAQSAQGQQAQAGQQAQQSFSNQAASGTTDAQHVKQNNQQSEQNKQQNSTK from the coding sequence ATGGCAAAGCAAAACAAAACCACTTCAGGTACTGATGCGCAACACGTTAAAGCCCAGAACGCTCAATCTGCTCAAGGTCAGCAAGCACAAGCTGGTCAACAGGCTCAACAGAGCTTCAGCAACCAAGCGGCTTCTGGAACAACGGATGCACAACACGTTAAACAAAACAACCAGCAATCAGAACAAAACAAACAACAAAACTCTACAAAATAA
- the fabL gene encoding enoyl-[acyl-carrier-protein] reductase FabL produces MTKSKNALVTGGSRGIGRAIALQLANEGYNVAINYARSKSAANEVVAEIEALGVKGIAIRANVGDREKITALFETFDEHFDSLDVFVNNAASGVLRPIMELEEKHWDWTMDINAKALLFCAQEAAQRMKGKGHIVSLSSIGSIRYLENYTTVGVSKAALEALTRYLAVELASRGIIVNAVSGGAVDTEALTHFPNREELLEDARTNTPAGRMVQPEDLVGAVSFLLSPQADMIRGQTLIVDGGRSLLV; encoded by the coding sequence ATGACGAAAAGCAAAAATGCACTTGTGACGGGTGGTAGCCGTGGAATCGGCCGAGCCATCGCTCTGCAATTAGCAAATGAAGGATACAATGTAGCCATTAATTACGCGCGGAGCAAATCTGCTGCCAACGAAGTGGTTGCTGAAATTGAAGCACTTGGTGTGAAGGGGATCGCAATTCGTGCCAATGTTGGCGACCGTGAGAAAATCACAGCATTATTTGAAACCTTTGACGAGCATTTTGATTCATTAGATGTATTCGTTAATAATGCGGCTTCAGGTGTATTGCGTCCAATTATGGAGCTTGAAGAAAAACACTGGGATTGGACAATGGATATTAATGCCAAGGCACTGTTATTTTGTGCACAGGAAGCTGCACAGCGTATGAAAGGTAAGGGACATATCGTTTCCCTAAGCTCGATTGGGTCGATTCGTTACCTTGAAAACTATACAACAGTAGGTGTTTCTAAAGCAGCATTAGAGGCATTGACGCGCTATTTGGCCGTTGAGCTCGCTTCAAGAGGCATTATCGTCAACGCCGTCTCCGGTGGTGCTGTAGATACTGAGGCACTCACGCATTTTCCGAACCGCGAAGAGCTTTTAGAAGATGCACGAACCAACACACCTGCTGGACGCATGGTGCAGCCTGAGGATCTTGTCGGTGCAGTGTCATTTTTATTGTCACCACAAGCGGACATGATTCGTGGGCAAACCCTTATTGTTGATGGAGGACGATCATTGCTTGTTTAA
- a CDS encoding SDR family NAD(P)-dependent oxidoreductase codes for MNLQLEGKNVLITGGSKGIGKGIAKAFLKEGAHVTIAARNVEDLETAAEEIGGAAILELNVTDETHVHEQFEKYISRNGTLDVLINNAGGSQGGAVLYTELQEFKEAMELNFYSAVRLSQLAGAHMKQRRSGAIVQISSIFGKESGGKPTYNASKSALISFTKSFADEMIPNGVRVNSVAPGSILHPTGNWQKRLEKSPQAIQQFVDQNIPAGRFGTVEEVANVVVFLASPMASWVVGTTVTVDGGQSYMNA; via the coding sequence ATGAATCTTCAGCTTGAAGGAAAAAACGTGCTTATTACAGGTGGAAGTAAAGGGATCGGCAAAGGCATTGCTAAGGCATTTCTGAAAGAAGGTGCGCATGTCACTATTGCCGCTCGAAATGTCGAGGATTTAGAAACCGCCGCAGAAGAGATTGGTGGAGCAGCTATACTTGAGTTGAATGTCACCGATGAAACGCATGTCCATGAGCAGTTTGAGAAATACATAAGTCGGAACGGTACCCTCGATGTGCTCATTAATAATGCTGGAGGATCTCAAGGGGGGGCTGTCCTTTACACTGAACTGCAAGAGTTTAAAGAAGCAATGGAATTAAACTTTTATTCGGCGGTTCGACTTAGCCAACTTGCAGGTGCTCATATGAAGCAACGGCGATCAGGTGCCATTGTGCAGATTTCCTCTATCTTCGGGAAAGAATCAGGCGGAAAGCCAACGTACAATGCAAGCAAATCCGCCTTGATCTCCTTTACAAAATCGTTTGCCGATGAAATGATTCCAAATGGCGTTCGCGTCAATTCAGTTGCTCCTGGTTCGATCCTCCATCCGACAGGGAATTGGCAAAAAAGGCTCGAAAAGTCACCGCAAGCCATTCAGCAGTTTGTCGACCAGAACATTCCGGCTGGGCGATTCGGAACGGTAGAAGAAGTTGCCAATGTGGTGGTTTTCTTAGCCTCTCCAATGGCGTCTTGGGTCGTTGGCACGACGGTAACAGTTGATGGTGGACAATCCTACATGAATGCTTAA